One genomic window of Camelina sativa cultivar DH55 chromosome 5, Cs, whole genome shotgun sequence includes the following:
- the LOC109133038 gene encoding defensin-like protein 266, with product MEKMVFMKVVFFALLLSFSCLMEGEARLSGKMKDVTIQRGGSCNNDNTCHDTCPGCKNTQCIFSQCVCSQCNTPRTSLRVESHM from the exons ATGGAGAAAATGGTGTTCAtgaaagttgttttttttgcctTGTTGTTGTCCTTCTCAT GTTTGATGGAGGGAGAAGCAAGACTTAGTGGAAAAATGAAAGATGTAACAATACAACGTGGAGGATCTTGCAACAACGACAATACTTGTCACGATACATGTCCGGGATGTAAGAACACACAATGTATTTTCAGCCAGTGCGTTTGTTCTCAATGTAACACTCCACGAACAAGTTTACGTGTTGAATCTCATATGTAA